One Lepus europaeus isolate LE1 chromosome 7, mLepTim1.pri, whole genome shotgun sequence DNA segment encodes these proteins:
- the MRPL16 gene encoding large ribosomal subunit protein uL16m: MWRLLARASAPLLRVPLSDSWAAPPAGAGLKTLLPVPSLGDVSIPEKPKLRFVERVPLVPKVRREPKNLSDIRGPSTEATEFTEGNFAILALGGGYLHWGHFEMMRLTINRSMDPKNMFAIWRVPAPFKPITRKGIGQRMGGGKGAIDHYVTPVKAGRLVVEMGGRCEFKEVEGFLNQAAHKLPFPAKAVSRETLEKMRKDQEEREQNNQNPWTFERIATANMLGIRKYLSPYDLTQKGRYWGKFYLPDRV, from the exons ATGTGGAGGCTGCTGGCCCGCGCCAGTGCGCCGCTCCTGCGGGTGCCCTTGTCAG ATTCTTGGGCAGCCCCACCTGCCGGTGCTGGCCTGAAGACGCTGCTCCCGGTGCCATCGTTAGGAG ATGTTTCCATTCCTGAAAAGCCCAAACTGAGATTTGTTGAAAGGGTACCGCTTGTGCCAAAAGTCAGAAGAGAACCTAAAAACTTGAGTGACATACGCGGACCTTCCACTGAAGCTACTGAATTCACAGAAGGCAATTTTGCAATCTTG GCACTGGGTGGAGGTTACCTCCACTGGGGACATTTTGAAATGATGCGCCTAACAATCAACCGCTCTATGGACCCCAAGAACATGTTTGCCATCTGGCGGGTACCAGCCCCTTTCAAGCCCATCACCCGCAAGGGTATCGGGCAGCGCATGGGGGGTGGCAAAGGTGCCATTGATCACTATGTGACCCCTGTGAAGGCTGGCCGCCTCGTGGTAGAGATGGGTGGACGGTGTGAATTCAAAGAGGTAGAAGGTTTCCTGAACCAGGCTGCCCACAAGTTGCCCTTCCCAGCGAAGGCAGTGAGCCGTGAAACCCTAGAGAAGATGCGGAAAGATCAAGAGGAAAGAGAACAAAACAATCAAAACCCCTGGACCTTTGAACGCATAGCCACTGCCAACATGCTGGGGATACGCAAATACCTGAGTCCTTATGACTTGACCCAGAAAGGGCGCTACTGGGGCAAGTTCTACCTGCCTGATCGTGTGTAA